A window of the Eulemur rufifrons isolate Redbay chromosome 6, OSU_ERuf_1, whole genome shotgun sequence genome harbors these coding sequences:
- the BIRC3 gene encoding baculoviral IAP repeat-containing protein 3, producing the protein MNIVENSIFLSNLMKSANMFELKYDFSCELYRMSTYSTFPAGVPVSERSLARAGFYYTGVNDKVKCFCCGLMLDNWKQGDNPIEKHKKLYPSCSFVQNLNSVNNLEATSQPTFPSSVRNSTHSLFPGLENSGYFSGSYSSFPSNPVNRANQDLSALRTSPYHCAMNTEKARLLTYQMWPLTFLSPTDLAKAGFYYIGPGDRVACFACGGKLSNWEPKDDAMSEHLRHFPNCPFLENQLQDTSRYTVSNLSMQTHAARFKTFFNWPSSVLVHPEQLASAGFYYVGHSDDVKCFCCDGGLRCWESGDDPWVEHAKWFPRCEYLIRIKGQEFISQVQANYPHLLEQLLSTSDTPEDENAESPIIHFEPGENHSEDAVMMNTPVVKAALEMGFSRRLVRQTVQSKILTTGENYKTVSDLVLDLLNAEDEIREEEKERATQEKESDDLSLIRKNRMALFQQLTSVIPILDSLLTARVINEQEHDVIKQKTQISLQARELIDTILVKGNIAATIFKNSLQECDPTLYQHLFVRQDIRYIPTEDVSDLPMEEQLRRLQEERTCKVCMDKEVSIVFIPCGHLVVCKDCAPSLRKCPICRGTIKGTVRTFLS; encoded by the exons ATGAACATAGTAGAAAACAGCATATTCTTATCAAATTTGATGAAAAGCGCCAACATGTTTGAATTGAAGTATGACTTTTCATGTGAACTCTACAGAATGTCTACGTATTCGACTTTCCCCGCCGGTGTTCCTGTCTCAGAAAGGAGTCTTGCTCGTGCTGGTTTCTATTACACGGGTGTGAATGACAAGGTCAAATGCTTCTGTTGTGGCCTGATGCTGGATAACTGGAAACAAGGAGACAATCCTATTGAAAAGCATAAAAAGTTGTATCCTAGCTGCAGCTTTGTTCAGAATCTAAATTCAGTTAACAATTTGGAAGCTACTTCTCAGCCTACTTTTCCTTCTTCAGTAAGAAATTCCACACATTCATTATTTCCAGGTTTGGAAAACAGTGGATATTTCAGTGGCTCGTATTCAAGCTTTCCATCGAATCCTGTAAACAGAGCAAATCAAGATCTTTCTGCTTTGAGGACAAGTCCCTATCACTGTGCAATGAATACTGAAAAGGCCAGATTACTTACTTATCAGATGTGGCCATTGACTTTTCTGTCACCAACAGATCTGGCCAAAGCAGGCTTTTACTACATAGGACCTGGAGACAGAGTGGCTTGCTTTGCCTGTGGTGGAAAATTGAGCAATTGGGAACCAAAGGATGATGCTATGTCAGAACACCTGCGACATTTTCCCAACTGCCCGTTTTTAGAAAATCAGCTTCAAGACACTTCAAGATACACTGTTTCTAATCTGAGCATGCAGACCCATGCAGCCCGCTTCAAAACATTCTTTAACTGGCCTTCTAGTGTTCTAGTTCATCCTGAGCAGCTGGCAAGTGCAGGTTTTTATTATGTGG GTCACAGTGATGATGTCAAATGCTTTTGCTGTGATGGTGGACTAAGGTGTTGGGAATCAGGAGATGATCCATGGGTGGAACATGCCAAATGGTTTCCAAG GTGTGAGTACCTGATAAGAATTAAAGGACAAGAATTTATTAGTCAAGTACAAGCCAATTACCCTCACCTACTTGAACAG CTATTATCTACATCAGACACTCCAGAAGATGAAAATGCAGAGTCACCAA TTATTCATTTTGAACCTGGAGAGAACCACTCAGAAGATGCAGTCATGATGAATACACCTGTGGTTAAAGCTGCTTTGGAAATGGGCTTTAGTAGAAGGCTGGTAAGACAGACAGTTCAGAGTAAAATCCTAACAACTGGAGAGAATTATAAAACCGTCAGTGATCTTGTATTAGATTTGCTTAATGCAGAAGATGAAataagggaagaggagaaagaaagagcaacTCAGGAAAAAGAATCag atgATCTATCATTAATACGGAAGAACAGAATGGCACTTTTTCAACAATTGACTTCTGTGATTCCAATCCTGGATAGTCTACTAACTGCCAGAGTGATTAATGAACAAGAACATGATGTTattaaacagaaaacacagaTATCTTTACAAGCAAGAGAACTGATTGATACTATTTTAGTAAAAGGAAATATTGCAGCCACCATATTCAAAAACTCTCTACAAGAATGTGACCCCACATTATACCAGCATTTATTTG taCGACAGGACATAAGGTATATTCCCACGGAAGATGTTTCAG ATCTACCAATGGAAGAACAATTGCGGAGACTACAAGAAGAAAGAACATGTAAAGTGTGTATGGACAAAGAAGTGTCCATAGTGTTTATTCCTTGTGGTCATCTAGTAGTATGCAAAGATTGTGCTCCTTCTCTAAGAAAATGTCCCATCTGTAGGGGTACAATCAAGGGTACAGTTCGTACATTTCTTTCATGA